The Mercurialis annua linkage group LG8, ddMerAnnu1.2, whole genome shotgun sequence genome window below encodes:
- the LOC126661771 gene encoding protein PXR1-like: MKTQGRKHKESKSPRTNQRKRRKKRRDKQRKKRSGLNSKREERREKDKEAAPAKSKRQEKDTGKAQSRKKNQKDEGESSESPQKSKTTYVAEEDLEEKIAKALKKLKSEELDIDDLKLKG; encoded by the exons ATGAAGACACAGGGAAGAAAACACAAGGAATCCAAATCACCAAGGACCAACCAGAGGAAACGAAGGAAGAAACGAAGGGATAAACAAAGGAAGAAACGAAG CGGACTCAACTCCAAGAGAGAGGAACGAAGAGAAAAAGATAAAGAGGCTGCCCCAGCAAAGAGCAAGAGACAAGAAAAAGATACTGGAAAAGCACAGTCCAGGAAAAAGAACCAGAAAGACGAAGGCGAATCCTCCGAATCGCCTCAGAAGAGTAAAACCACATATGTAGCAGAAGAAGACCTGGAGGAAAAGATAGCCAAGGCATTGAAGAAGCTGAAATCCGAAGAACTGGATATAGACGACCTGAAGCTGAAGGGTTAG
- the LOC126661772 gene encoding uncharacterized protein LOC126661772, whose amino-acid sequence MWIKENVKNVVWPPKMKSEIRDTRKFCKFQDEHRHETDECRDLKVETERMIDASELRKFIANKPKSNDKGEKRNREDKGKENAEERPSKILGTIHMINGGGHSSSTIRRKQRREVLNIKETHMPPVIFDVEDYEHVKASHNDALVVTTIIKNWNMERIPIDEGSDVNLMANAPYKSLGGTVTKLRRVLIPLSGLGGPSINPLGDVSLEVIIGPEKGINKKIMSLFNIVDMELTYNAILGRPFLHDSAAVISIKALAIKVSTEKGVVTLRGDQNIAKKCYDESIIDLQESMQETKGE is encoded by the coding sequence ATGTGGATTAAAGAGAATGTGAAAAatgtggtatggccaccaaagatgaaaTCTGAGATCAGAGACACTAGGAAGTTCTGCAAATTTCAAGACGAGCACAGACACGAAACGGACGAATGCAGAGATCTAAAAGTTGAGACTGAAAGGATGATAGACGCTAGCGAACTAAGGAAGTTCATTGCTAATAAACCAAAAAGCAACGACAAGGGAGAAAAGAGGAACAGGGAGGACAAAGGCAAGGAAAATGCTGAAGAGAGACCGTCAAAGATTCTAGGGACGATACACATGATCAATGGGGGAGGGCATAGCAGCTCAACCATCCGAAGAAAGCAGAGAAGAGAAGTATTGAACATCAAAGAAACCCATATGCCACCGGTGATTTTTGATGTCGAAGATTATGAACATGTGAAAGCGTCCCACAATGACGCGTTGGTTGTAACTACCATCATCAAAAACTGGAATATGGAACGAATCCCCATAGATGAAGGAAGTGATGTAAACCTTATGGCAAATGCTCCATACAAAAGCTTAGGAGGGACCGTGACAAAACTGCGTCGAGTCCTGATTCCATTATCAGGACTCGGAGGACCCTCTATCAACCCACTCGGAGATGTGAGCCTAGAAGTTATAATCGGTCCGGAGAAAGGAATCAACAAAAAGATCATGTCCCTATTCAATATAGTAGACATGGAGCTGACATATAACGCAATCCTTGGAAGGCCattcctccatgattcggctGCGGTCATCAGCATAAAAGCGCTAGCCATAAAGGTATCAACTGAGAAAGGCGTAGTAACACTGAGAGGAGATCAGAATATCGCCAAAAAGTGCTATGACGAGTCCATCATTGACCTACAAGAAAGCATGCAGGAAACGAAAGGAGAGTAG